One Populus nigra chromosome 16, ddPopNigr1.1, whole genome shotgun sequence genomic window, ATGCACTCTCATGGGTAGATCAGATTTCTGCGAGATTAAAGGGGACATCAGGATTGATGGAAAATCCTACACTGTTTTTATAGTCTCATCTGAAACTGACATCCTGACAGCAGAGAATACTTCATGGAGTATTAGGCCTTATGCGCGAAAAGGTGACCAAGCTGCAATGGGTGCGGTTAGGGAATGGACAGTAAAACTTGTGACCGGTGCCTCAGATATCCCTCAATGCACTCAAAATCATTGTGTTCCGGCAATCCTTTTTTCGGCTGGAGGATATGCAGGAAACCATTTTCATGCCTTCACTGACGTAATTCTTCCTCTGTTCTTGACATCTAGACCCTACAATGGAGAAGTACAGTTTCTTATTACCAACGGTAGGCCTGCGTGGATTTCCAAGTTCGAAACAATAATGAAAGCGCTGTCTAGATATCAGCTGATCAGCATTGATAACAGCCAAGATATACATTGCTACGATAGCATGACAGTCGGCCTCAAGCGTCGAACCAACAAGGAGCTCAGCATTGATCCTGATCCTTCAAGTTCTCCATATTCCATGAAGGACTTCAGGAAGTTTCTAAGAAGTTCCTACTCTTTAAGGAAAACAATGGCAACTAAAATCAGGAACGGTTCAAAGAAAAGGCCAAGGCTTCTAATCATTTCGAGAAAGAGATCGCGAGCTTTTACAAATGTTGGTGAAATAGTTACCATGGGTAAAAGATTGGGATACAGGGTAGTCGTAGCGGAACCTGATGCAGACGTATCAGGATTTGCACAGATTATTAATTCCTGTGATGTGGTGATGGGAGTTCATGGTGCTGGTCTAACCAACATTGTTTTCCTTCCCGAAAATGCAGTGCTAGTCCAAGTAATTCCCTTCGGAGGAACAGAATGGCTGTCAAGAACTTACTTCGAAGAGCCTGCAAAGGGGATGAACATAAGGTATTTGGACTACAAAATCAGATTAGAAGAGAGCACTTTGATACAGCAATACCCAGCAGACCATGTAGTTTTGAGGGATCCCTCTGCAATTTGGAAACAGGGCTGGTCTGCAGTTGAGTCAATATATTTACGTCAGCAAAATGTAACCCTAAATGTGAATAGGTTTAGACCCACTCTGGTAAAAGCTTTAGACCTTTTGCATCAGTGAATATGCTACATTTTTTTCAGGATACAGAGTCTTCTTTGCCTcagttttcaaattatatatattcagtTCTTACAgcagtcttcttctttttcttttctttttttaacaaaaaggaGATTCCAACTCCAGGTTTAGAAAAAAGGGATTTGATCCATGTATAAATAATGGCTTGGAGCATCACTAAACTTGTACAGGTAGCATTGTTCATTATAATATCtcgtttttttccctctctcgaATTATTGGTAATGATTCTGACTATATAGAAAACAATtatgtgatttattttgaattactCTATTTACTAAAGGCTCATGACACAAACGAGAAAAACActaattaaacttaattttaaattttattattaaatatatttatttcaagtAATCTATCTCTCTccaataaatttataacttCATAAGTAAACCTAAAAATCAACCTTGATAaactaaaaaatccaaaaagaaaaagaaaaacaacaaaaataatctaACCAGCATTTTCTAACCTCGTTTGAAGGCCTTCCAAGCTTCAACTGGTTATATCGAGTTAATCCTCATGAAACTAAATTcgtaaaatttattaattaaacttgaATGATATAATAatcagattaaaagttataaatCTTTTCATAATATACATCATTATACATAATCCAACCCTCTTCTTAGACTTATCCTTATCCATCAATCCATAAATTCTTACATGGCTATCCATGTAACCCAACTAAGAGAGATTCATAATAGAACCATAACATCACTCTACAATGATGTTAATACCCTTTtaataatacataaaataaaaaaataaatttttaaaatatttgggtCTGACCTAAATAACCAGAATTATTTTAGCCTATATGACTAGGATTTTCATCCCAACACTGTCCCGATCTGACCAATCTTGCCCTAAAATATCCTTATATTTAGGTTCTTCATGTAAAGAATATCCTATAATTAAGCCATGCATACAAATTCTTCATGTAAAGAATTTTTTCTTTGCACCCACAACTTTTTCTGCGTAGAGTATGCACCATTTTTTTACGCCATTAATACTGCTTATcactaacattttttatatatatatcatgcatGGCACCCATCATGGCATTGCACAATAACTAACATAGCCAGCATGATTTGCTAATTGCCGCACATCAATTTGTCCTTCAATAATACTCtctttcttcattaaaaaaaaaaaatcaagacctTGGTGTATAAATATACCTGCTTATCATACAAAATCCAATTTTTGTCTTAGCCACACAAAGATAACCAATCATCCAGTGGTGCATGCCACACAAGTTCTAGCCACATAAAAGCCAAAGCATTGATAGCTATATAaaacatagttttgaaactcgatCCGGCTTCATGGGTCAACTCGAAGCTGGAACCGGactgagtttaaaaaaaaatagaggaaatcAAAACCCGGTATAACCTATTTGACTCGGTAAGACCTGGTCAAAAACCCgattgcaacccgttgactttttttttactaaaacgacatagttttgattttttaaaaaaatcagaattgacTTGAGCGACCtggtgacccggtcaaaacccaaAACCTGAGCCTTGAGTCAGGTTAAGTACCAGGCCAGGTTTAAAAACTTTGATATAAAGATATTCTTAGTCATAAAGTCCGGCCTACAAACTAGGACTATTAACAACCATGGCCATGCCATGCAAGCATATAAGTTTTAAGTCTTTGAAACACAATCTACACCTAAATATGTAtttccaataattttattttatttttatttttttatacattattttatattcttagaTTTATTGATTTAAGCATTAGATTGTCTCATATTCTTATAAGAAATTGGCTTTTCAAGAACAACACAGGCTAAATAAAGGTATGCATTCAAGCACCATCAACAGCTATgaaaagtttatattttatttgaatgtttTTCATGACTTCATCAATTATGTcgtttatgaaaaattaaacaaaagttAGTagattccttttcatttatcaTACTTTTCCATGCCTAACAAAACTTCAGAGTAAAAGAGGGTAACTAATCTTTCTATCACAAAAACTCTAGCTTCTTCAACTTTGTCTCTCATGAAGTGCTTGTGCTCCATAATAATGCTCTAGTTATACAAGAATAGTTTTTCACTCTTCCATTCCATTAAGAAATACAACAAATAACTCATTTGCATGCATAAATTATTGGTTAAGCCCAAATATATTGGGTCTGAAATTTTATCAGACCTATATTATTTTGGGTTTAGATCACTTATCAGACCcatattattttggatttaaCTAATAAGTAACCCAAAAGTATTGGACATGACAACTTGTCAAACTCAAATTATCTTAGATTCAGTTAACGGTTGAATCCATGTGTATTGGGTTTGGAAATCTATCATTGCCATGTAATCCTAAGCTATAAATTACTAAGTCAAAAACAATAACTCATCATTGGGGAATTTTTTATCCTCCTATATTTACTAACTTCATTAAATTCTTCTTATACTTTCGGTTTTCCTTCATTAACAGAGTATGTTCGCTAAAGAATCTCGGGgtctacattataaaaaaaaaaaaaacaacaattttattgtcttggatggTGAAAACATAGGGAAACACTTTGTAGTATTTTTCATGCATTTAACTTATAAATAggaaggtttttttaattattattgttaaaaaactatttcaacCCAAAAGTTTAAATTGTTAAGGTGAGGTtccatgatatgatttatattattctctaacagtcATCAGGTATAATTTTATACTGGTTTGTAGCTTAATGaaagttaatttttctttccaaatgaTTTTAAAGACACAACTTATAAATCTACATGGTGCATTATTgagaatgaaaaaacaaattcaatagataaaataaacTTTCTTAACCATCGGATCTGCCCTTTAAGAGTagcaattttaaatttcaaatcgTACATGGATACCCTTTACATCTTTTTCCATAGGAACTATATACGTAGGAAAGCTCGGGTCGGACCATAATATATTGTCTGTTTAAATTACCttgtttaataaacaaatattccAATCTAAAAATGAAAGGGAGAAacttattccaaaaaaaaaaaaaacatgtttggtcTATTACATACACTCGAAAACGAATcttataactatatatatatatatatatatatatatatatatatatatatatatatatatatatatcactgtaattttaaagagatagaaaaaatagaggTGCCGAGTGCTGGGCTTGTGCCGAACACACTGTCATCAACTGGGGCCAAGGGTGTACATGTCTTGCTCCTTGGAAGCAGCTGCTGCTGTCATCGACTTGGGTTTGGCTTCTGCCTAACACACTATCCAAGGATATTAGCATATGCTTGAGCTGTGTTTCATATACAGTGATCACTGTATATGAAACACAGCTCAAGCATATGCAAAGATTGGAGTGCAACGCTAGGCACTCTAGCACAATCAGCCTTttcttgtcttgttttttttcttatgcaaACTTTTGCTGCCTTGAAGTTAAATATCACTTTGAAAGGGCATTACAGACGTAGTATCCAATTTTGGAAAATCATGCAAACTCTTGGCGCTTACCACGAATCCAAACCCAACTGTTTATTCGAACCAAAATAGAGCTACCACTTTTTGTCAATTTGCACCTTTAAAGCTTACAGTAGTCTCCTATCTCCTCGCttcatcaaaaaccaaaaagaaaatctcCTCTCTCAAAGAATGGCTCCAAAATCCATAAAGAAAGCCGCAATTTTGCAACTCTGTATCGATCGATTCAATGTCTACTTGCTTCAAAATCACAGAACTACATGAATGATACTATGTGAATTTCTTTGTTACTTTCTTCCAGATCCAGCTATAAAACAGAGTGTATTCCAATttgggaaagaaagaaatgccCTCTATAATCAAGCTCATTGTCCAACTTCGTGTTTTCATAGCACTAGAAATTCAACATCAGAGTGGGTGGAGCTGTAATGGTAGCTCTCAAGGGAAATGCATTGTTTGGAACAAATTCTGTAACTGGCGAGCAGAGGGGCTTTATATCAGCTACATCTGTTACAGAATTGACTCGTGTCAGTGAAACAAAAGGTCGATGATACATTCCAACCGAGAAACAATTGGTTGATCCATTTCGTCAGGGGTCATCATTAAAGGAGGAGTTGGATACAGACAAACTGTTGTTACTTGCAAGGTCATTTGAAGTTGATGCTGATAAAACTGCAACATTAGAAAGCATTCTCAACCTTCTTCAGGTTAACTAGTTCTCAGAAACATTTTGCCTTTGTAAAGAGTACTGAAAGAATTCTAAAACATGtaacttttaaaattcttttgagGATGCAGGAAACAGCATTGAACCACGTATTGGTATCTGGACTGCTAGGTGATGGTTTTGGTGCAACGCATGGCATGGTAAGCAATAACCTCGCAAGGGTTGTAACAAGGATGCAAGTTCGAGTTGATGAATATCCGGTTTGTAAGCCCAGTCACTTGTgtgaaagaaaattattgatgCGTTGACCCACCAAGGTGTAGTCACATTTTTGGTGAGTTGAGGAAGTGGATGCTTGAGAAGCTTAATGGTTTTTGTAGGGGTGAAGTAATGGAGGTTGACACATGGATAGGGGCATCAGGTAAAAATGAAAACAGGCGAGACTGGCTTATCAGAAGTGATGCCACCGGAGAAGTCTTAACTCGGGCTACAAGGTATTTCTCTGAACATCCTCATCCTTTCTTTCATGGTTCTCTTGGTTCCTCTAATAAGGTGTTGCAAATGTTGAGCAGAACTTGGGCGATGATGAACCAACAAACTAGACGACTATCAAAGATGCCAGAAGCAGTCAGAGCGGAGATTTCACCTGGgtttatagaaaagaaaacttttCAAGAAGAAATTCCTGAAAAGATCAACAAGCTAAACACGAATGCCAAATTTACAAACAGCAACTTGAAGGTGATCTTCTATAATAGTGCCTTCTATATCAATAACAGACTTCGGCTggaccaacaaaaaaaatattatttttgtcatcATACTTGTACAATTTCACCATCAAAAGAACATTATATGCACAATCAACCAACAGAAATGGTGATAATTTTTACCTCAATCCAGGCGCAGAAATATGCTGACAACTTTGCCTGTTGTCCCTGTAACCCAAGAGAAGTGATTTGGATATGAATCACCATGTGAACAATGTTTAGTACGTAAATTGAATGCTGGATGTAAACACATATAACTTCCATGGctaaccattctcattacaaaaTTTGGATAGCCAAACAAGAGAATTCTAGTGTCTCGCTTCCTAAACAGACCATCCCTCGCAAGTTTTTGGAGAACTACCAGCTAACCAGGATAGCTTTCGAGTGTAGAAGAGAATGTGGCAGTTGTTCAGACGTGGTTCAATCACTATGTGAACCTGAAGAAGAGTGGTCTGAAGAAAGACATCAAGGCAGTAATAACGTTGACAATGGAGATTCACTAGCATCAGTTTTGTTTCAGGACTGTAACCACAGcaagtcattaaaaaatatccagCCATCTTCTACAGATTACAGGAGAAAAGGAGAGTGATGAGATTGTTCGGGGTGAACTGTGTGGAAAAGAAAGCTCTAAACTATGCAATTGATACCTAGTGAGCTCCAGCAAAGCGCGAGGCTATATGTAGTAGCAACTACCAACACAGCAACATTCTTGCAGACAAGAGTGTTGAGACTTCTACTACAGCCTCAAGAGCAATCAAGTATAGGATATAGTCACATACATAAGGGCAGGCCTGGCTTGCTCTCTTAGTTTCGTTCATTGGCCATTTGTCCTGTAATAGCCAAGAATGGTTGCTTTTATTGAATTCATTATCAGGTGTCAACGTGACTGCAACTTGgaacgattttattttttaaaatgaatggcacaagtattaaagatataaCAAATCCACGTAACATTCTATtcttaacattttaatttgaaaagtggaaatttcatc contains:
- the LOC133675711 gene encoding beta-1,2-xylosyltransferase XYXT1-like isoform X1 gives rise to the protein MIYDSVLGRSFSKQEQKKLGYWAFVACSFIALSFFTNFKPFLGPLSVLNLRLSMGEDEKLHLFSDTDSSLLIANETVGSSSSTANDTSSSHELAEIMRSTLIVNDTDSSHGESEIRDAEIIMNSTSIDNATGRSQEVFKESHTQNMETNDTSNSPSLVKENDIYMVNNTNSSLPKATDADVVTKNNTIEPLCTLMGRSDFCEIKGDIRIDGKSYTVFIVSSETDILTAENTSWSIRPYARKGDQAAMGAVREWTVKLVTGASDIPQCTQNHCVPAILFSAGGYAGNHFHAFTDVILPLFLTSRPYNGEVQFLITNGRPAWISKFETIMKALSRYQLISIDNSQDIHCYDSMTVGLKRRTNKELSIDPDPSSSPYSMKDFRKFLRSSYSLRKTMATKIRNGSKKRPRLLIISRKRSRAFTNVGEIVTMGKRLGYRVVVAEPDADVSGFAQIINSCDVVMGVHGAGLTNIVFLPENAVLVQVIPFGGTEWLSRTYFEEPAKGMNIRYLDYKIRLEESTLIQQYPADHVVLRDPSAIWKQGWSAVESIYLRQQNVTLNVNRFRPTLVKALDLLHQ
- the LOC133675711 gene encoding beta-1,2-xylosyltransferase XYXT1-like isoform X2, which gives rise to MIYDSVLGRSFSKQEQKKLGYWAFVACSFIALSFFTNFKPFLGPLSVLNLRLSMGEDEKLHLFSDTDSSLLIANETVGSSSSTANDTSSSHELAEIMRSTLIVNDTDSSHGESEIREIIMNSTSIDNATGRSQEVFKESHTQNMETNDTSNSPSLVKENDIYMVNNTNSSLPKATDADVVTKNNTIEPLCTLMGRSDFCEIKGDIRIDGKSYTVFIVSSETDILTAENTSWSIRPYARKGDQAAMGAVREWTVKLVTGASDIPQCTQNHCVPAILFSAGGYAGNHFHAFTDVILPLFLTSRPYNGEVQFLITNGRPAWISKFETIMKALSRYQLISIDNSQDIHCYDSMTVGLKRRTNKELSIDPDPSSSPYSMKDFRKFLRSSYSLRKTMATKIRNGSKKRPRLLIISRKRSRAFTNVGEIVTMGKRLGYRVVVAEPDADVSGFAQIINSCDVVMGVHGAGLTNIVFLPENAVLVQVIPFGGTEWLSRTYFEEPAKGMNIRYLDYKIRLEESTLIQQYPADHVVLRDPSAIWKQGWSAVESIYLRQQNVTLNVNRFRPTLVKALDLLHQ
- the LOC133675711 gene encoding beta-1,2-xylosyltransferase XYXT1-like isoform X3 — encoded protein: MIYDSVLGRSFSKQEQKKLGYWAFVACSFIALSFFTNFKPFLGPLSVLNLRLSMGEDEKLHLFSDTDSSLLIANETVGSSSSTANDTSSSHELAEIMRSTLIVNDTDSSHGESEIRDAEIIMNSTSIDNATGRSQEVFKESHTQNMETNDTSNSPSLVKENDIYMVNNTNSSLPKATDVVTKNNTIEPLCTLMGRSDFCEIKGDIRIDGKSYTVFIVSSETDILTAENTSWSIRPYARKGDQAAMGAVREWTVKLVTGASDIPQCTQNHCVPAILFSAGGYAGNHFHAFTDVILPLFLTSRPYNGEVQFLITNGRPAWISKFETIMKALSRYQLISIDNSQDIHCYDSMTVGLKRRTNKELSIDPDPSSSPYSMKDFRKFLRSSYSLRKTMATKIRNGSKKRPRLLIISRKRSRAFTNVGEIVTMGKRLGYRVVVAEPDADVSGFAQIINSCDVVMGVHGAGLTNIVFLPENAVLVQVIPFGGTEWLSRTYFEEPAKGMNIRYLDYKIRLEESTLIQQYPADHVVLRDPSAIWKQGWSAVESIYLRQQNVTLNVNRFRPTLVKALDLLHQ
- the LOC133676019 gene encoding palmitoyl-acyl carrier protein thioesterase, chloroplastic-like; translation: MVALKGNALFGTNSVTGEQRGFISATSVTELTRGSSLKEELDTDKLLLLARSFEVDADKTATLESILNLLQETALNHVLVSGLLGDGFGATHGMVSNNLARVVTRMQVRVDEYPWMLEKLNGFCRGEVMEVDTWIGASGKNENRRDWLIRSDATGEVLTRATRTWAMMNQQTRRLSKMPEAVRAEISPGFIEKKTFQEEIPEKINKLNTNAKFTNSNLKTIPRKFLENYQLTRIAFECRRECGSCSDVVQSLCEPEEEWSEERHQGSNNVDNGDSLASVLFQDSKREAICSSNYQHSNILADKSVETSTTASRAIKYRI